Within the Natranaeroarchaeum sulfidigenes genome, the region AGCCGACGACCTCACGCAGCGGGAGGATCACGTCGGCGGCGGTCTCGCCCGCTGCACCGAACAGCGTCGCATCGGCACCGCGTGCGAGTTCGCGGGTATCCTGTGGAAGCGCTTCACCAGTTTCGGCTTTCGTCGCGTCACCCGCATCCCCCTCGACGAAATCGAACTCGATATCGAGGGCGTCGAGCACCTCGACTGCCGCTGGGGTCACTTCCTGTCCGATTCCGTCGCCCGGGATCACGGCGATCCGATGTGTCATTACCACCCCAGATGCTGTGAGGATAAGAAAGGGATTCGGTTCGACACCGCGACGTCACCTCAAGGATTAACCGCTCCGCCGACACATCCCATGATATGTACGCTACCGGGATCGGAACTCACGACCCGTCGGCGCTCCCGAGGACCAAGTGTCGCAGATCGGGGTGGCCCTGACGTGTCGGTTGCGTTCTGGGCGCTCGTCGGCCTGGGGACCCTCACCTGCCTGTTTATGGCGTGGGCGCTCGGCGCGAACAGCAACTCGCCCCCCTTCGCCCCGGCGATCGGCGCGAACGCCATCTCGACAATGCGAGCGGCGTTTATTATCGGCATCCTTGCGGCGCTGGGCGCGCTCACGCAGGGTGGTGCGATCTCCGAGACTGTCGGACAGAGCCTGATTCTCGACGTTCAGATTACCGCGCTCGCCGCGATTGCGGGACTCATCACTGCTGCGTCATTCATGATCTTCGGTGTCTACTCCGGGTATCCGGTGCCAGCGGCGTTCGCGACGACCGGAGCGATGGTCGGTGTCGGGCTCTCGCTCGGCGGCGCGCCGGCAATCGATACGTATCGCGAACTCGTCACCTTCTGGCTCCTCGTCCCCCCGACCTCCGGTGGGATGGCCTATATAACCGCGAAACTACTCAGACGGGACGACATTCCCGATACTGTCGGAGTTCCGCTGCTGGCGGGTATCGTCGGTGGGATCCTCGCGAATATTCGACTCGGCGTGATACCGTCGCCACCGGAAATCGACCAGAATTCGGTTGCGGAGTTCGTCTCGCGGCTCGTCGGAGAACCCACAGTGCTTGGGATCGACGTCGCTGTCGTGCTCGTAACCCTCGTGTTCGGCGTTGTGGGGTTCTCGTTTATCCGCAAGCAGACCATAAAATCGGCCGAAAAGGGTATCAAAACGTTCCTCCTCGTGCTGGGGGGTGTCGTCGCTTTCTCCAGTGGGGGCAGTCAGGTCGGACTGGCAACCGGCCCCCTCGAAAACCTCTTTGGCGTCGAACTCGGGCTCCCAGGAATCGTCCTGCTGACGATCGGTGCAGTGGGGATCCTTGCCGGTGCATGGATGGGCGCACCACGGCTGCTGCAGGCAACCTCCCGAGAGTACGCCCAGCTGGGAGCTCGTCGGTCGATCGCCGCGCTTGTCCCCGGCTTCATCATCGCCCAGATCGCAATCGCGCTTGGCATCCCCACCTCCTTCAATAACATCATCATCTCGGGCGTGATCGGGGGCGGGCTCGCCGCTGGCTCGGCTGGCGTCTCGCGCAGAAAGATCGGCGTCACGCTGGCGTTCTGGCTGATCACGCTCTCGACGTCGATCGTCATCGGCTTCGGGCTGTATCAACTGCTTTCGACCGTGCTGGGAATTCAGTAACTACCTGATCACAGTCACGGACACCGGAGCTTCCGCCACGACTTTCGTCGCAACCGTCCCGAGGAGCCGTTTTGCGATCCGATTCGCGTCGCCGCCGTGCCCGCCCATGACGACGTGATCGACGTCACGGTCCTCGGCAACGTCGAGGATCACGTCCGCCGGATCACCAGTCTCGATCATGATGTCGACCGTTCGATCCGCCACGTCTGCCTGACGTTCCGCTTGCTCGATTACCAGTTCGGCGTGCTCGCGGGCGGCACCGACTCGCTCCTCATCAGCGCCGAGAAGACCCCCCTCGCTCATCGGCGCGTCGAGCGGCAGGATGACGTTCACAACCGTGATCGGACACTCGAACGTTTCCAGTGCGTGTTCGAGTGCGTCGTCAGCCAGCGGCGAGCCGTCCAGCGGGACGAGGACGTGTGAAGGTGCCACAGATGATCTTCGACTGGCGGGGTTTTGTATCTCACGGCGACCGGTCCGGCGGGACAAAGAAGCGGGACAAAAACGCAATTACTGCGGGTGGTCGATCAGCCTTCGGTCTCGGTGACATCGATCGCGCCGTACATCCCTTCAGCAGTGTGGGGTTCACAGTAGTACAGCTGAATCCCGTCGTCGTCAAAGGACTGATCGAAAGTCGTCCCGTCTTCGGCAACGACATCACCGCTGTTGAAGTCCGATGCGGAATCCTCGTCGGAGACGACGTTGTGCGCACCACCCTCCCAGACCCATTCGACGGTCGTGCCCGAGTCGATCCGGATCGCGGCCGGTTCGAAGACGTTGGTGTCAGTCAGTGAGACTGTCACCTGCTCCTCGCCTGTCGCGTCGACCATCGTCCCATCGTAGTTAGGCGCGTCCTGTAGATACTCCTCGATCGCTACAGGGACCTCGTCGATCTCGCCGATAGATCCGTCGTCATCGTTTTCTGTTCCGTTCTCGTCGTCGCTATCGTCGACCTCCACGGCTCCGTTTTCATCGCCGTCATCGGCACAGCCGGCCAGGGCAGTGAGGGCGACGGTTCCACTCGCAGCGATAAATCGGCGGCGGCTCTGTTGGTTCGACATGCACCGCGAGGTTGGTTTCTATGGTCAAAAGCACAGTGGTATAGTTATATTGAT harbors:
- a CDS encoding inorganic phosphate transporter yields the protein MAWALGANSNSPPFAPAIGANAISTMRAAFIIGILAALGALTQGGAISETVGQSLILDVQITALAAIAGLITAASFMIFGVYSGYPVPAAFATTGAMVGVGLSLGGAPAIDTYRELVTFWLLVPPTSGGMAYITAKLLRRDDIPDTVGVPLLAGIVGGILANIRLGVIPSPPEIDQNSVAEFVSRLVGEPTVLGIDVAVVLVTLVFGVVGFSFIRKQTIKSAEKGIKTFLLVLGGVVAFSSGGSQVGLATGPLENLFGVELGLPGIVLLTIGAVGILAGAWMGAPRLLQATSREYAQLGARRSIAALVPGFIIAQIAIALGIPTSFNNIIISGVIGGGLAAGSAGVSRRKIGVTLAFWLITLSTSIVIGFGLYQLLSTVLGIQ
- a CDS encoding universal stress protein; the encoded protein is MAPSHVLVPLDGSPLADDALEHALETFECPITVVNVILPLDAPMSEGGLLGADEERVGAAREHAELVIEQAERQADVADRTVDIMIETGDPADVILDVAEDRDVDHVVMGGHGGDANRIAKRLLGTVATKVVAEAPVSVTVIR
- a CDS encoding halocyanin domain-containing protein, with product MSNQQSRRRFIAASGTVALTALAGCADDGDENGAVEVDDSDDENGTENDDDGSIGEIDEVPVAIEEYLQDAPNYDGTMVDATGEEQVTVSLTDTNVFEPAAIRIDSGTTVEWVWEGGAHNVVSDEDSASDFNSGDVVAEDGTTFDQSFDDDGIQLYYCEPHTAEGMYGAIDVTETEG